The Nocardia vinacea genome contains the following window.
TAGAACAGAATCCGCTCGGTAGTAGTCGTCTTACCCGCATCGATATGCGCCATGATCCCGATATTCCGAACCAGGCCGAGCTCACCGAACACACCACGCGTCATGGGAATCCCCACTCCATCAACTAGATTCGTCAATTTCTGACGCTCGCCTAGTTGTTGCGCTCCGGTGACGGCACGAGCATCCCCCGCGGCGCCGCCCCACGCCCGTAGACGCTCAGCCGAACCTACCGCGCACGCGGACGCACTGGAAACATGCCCTCATATGTACCGGCACCGCCCGCCCCTGTCGATCGAATTTCCCCCGAAATGCCGAACGGCGCCGCCCCTTCCGGGGCGACGCCGTTCGAAAGCGATTCAGGGAATCACTTGATGATCTTCGTGACACGACCGGCGCCGACGGTGCGGCCACCCTCGCGGATCGCGAAGCGCAGACCCTCGTCCATGGCGACCGGCTGGATCAGCTTGACGGACATCTCGGTGTTGTCACCGGGCATGACCATCTCGGTGCCCTCGGGCAGAGTCACAACGCCCGTCACGTCCGTGGTACGGAAGTAGAACTGCGGACGGTAGTTGTTGAAGAACGGGGTGTGGCGGCCGCCCTCGTCCTTGGACAGGATGTAGGCCTGACCCTCGAACTCGGTGTGCGGGGTGGTGGTGCCCGGCTTCACGACAACCTGGCCACGCTCGACATCTTCGCGCTTGATACCACGAACCAGCAGACCGACGTTGTCACCGGCCTGGCCCTGGTCGAGCAGCTTGCGGAACATCTCGATACCGGTGACGGTGGTCTTGGTGACCTTCTCGCGGATGCCGACGATCTCGACTTCCTCGTTCACGTTGACGATGCCGCGCTCGACACGACCGGTGACGACGGTGCCACGACCGGTGATGGTGAACACGTCCTCGACGGGCATGAGGAACGGCTTCTCGGTCTCACGGACCGGGTCCGGGATCGACTCGTCGACGGCGTTCATCAGCTCGACGATCGACTCGGTCCACTTCGGGTCGCCCTCGAGCGCCTTCAGACCGGAAACACGCACGACCGGCGCGTCCTCGTCGAACTCCTGGGCGGCCAGCAGCTCGCGGACCTCCATCTCGACGAGCTCGAGGATTTCCTCGTCGTCGACCATGTCCGACTTGTTCAGCGCGACCAGGATGTAGGGCACGCCGACCTGACGGGCGAGCAGCACGTGCTCACGGGTCTGCGGCATCGGGCCGTCGGTCGCGGCGACCACGAGGATGGCACCGTCCATCTGCGCCGCACCGGTGATCATGTTCTTGATGTAGTCGGCGTGACCCGGCGCGTCGACGTGCGCGTAGTGGCGCTTCTCCGTCTGGTACTCGACGTGGGAGATGTTGATCGTGATACCACGAGCCTTCTCCTCCGGCGCCTTGTCGATCTGATCGAAGGCAAAGCTCTCGTTCAGATCCGGGTACTTGTCAGCCAGCACCTTGGTGATCGCTGCGGTCAGCGTGGTCTTGCCGTGGTCGACGTGACCGATGGTGCCGATGTTGACGTGCGGCTTCGTCCGCTCGAACTTCGCCTTCGCCACTTTGGTGTCCTCCTGGACTTGTTGGTGCGTGCAGTTGCAGCAGTGCGGTTTACAAATTGGGGGTCGTGCTGACTCCCGGCTAGGTGGAGCAAGTGCTTGCGGCTTGCCCCCGAGGGACATGCTGCAAGTCTTGCACTTGCTCCACCGGGGTACTACTCGCCGGTCGCCTTGGCGATGATCTCCTTCGACACGTTGGCCGGAACCTCCGCGTACGAATCGAACACCATGGAGTAGTTCGCCCGGCCCTGGGTCTTCGACCGCAGATCGCCGATGTAACCGAACATCTCCGAGAGCGGAACCAGCGCCTTGACGACACGGGCACCACTGCGTTCCTCCATGGCCTGGATCTGGCCACGGCGGGAATTCAGGTCGCCGATCACATCGCCCATGTAATCCTCGGGCGTGATGACCTCGACCGCCATGAGCGGTTCGAGGATCACCGGACCGGCCTTACGGGCCGCTTCCTTCAGGGCCTGCGAGCCAGCGATCTTGAAGGCCATTTCCGACGAGTCGACGTCGTGGTAGGCGCCGTCGAGCAGCGTGACCTTCAGGTTCACCAGCGGGTAGCCCGCGAGCACACCGTACTGCATGGCATCCTGCGCACCGGCGTCCACCGAAGGGATGTACTCACGCGGCACGCGGCCACCGGAGACCTTGTTCTCGAACTCGTAGGTCGCGCCGTCCTCGCCGACAAACGGCTCGAGGGCGATGATGACCTTCGCGAACTGGCCGGAGCCACCGGTCTGCTTCTTGTGGGTGAACTCGAGCTTCTCGACCTTCTTGGTGATCGTCTCGCGGTAGGCCACCTGCGGCTTACCGACGTTCGCCTCGACCTTGAACTCGCGCCGCATGCGGTCGACGAGGATGTCGAGGTGGAGCTCGCCCATGCCGCCGATGACGGTCTGACCGGTCTCCTGGTCGAGCTTGACCGAGAAGGTCGGGTCCTCTTCGGAGAGACGCTGGATCGCGGTGCCCAGCTTCTCCTGGTCGGACTTGGTCTTCGGCTCGATGGAGACCTGGATGACCGGGTCCGGGAATGTCATGGACTCGAGCACGATCTGGTTCTGCGGATCGCACAGGGTGTCACCGGTGGTGGTGTCCTTCAGG
Protein-coding sequences here:
- the tuf gene encoding elongation factor Tu; translated protein: MAKAKFERTKPHVNIGTIGHVDHGKTTLTAAITKVLADKYPDLNESFAFDQIDKAPEEKARGITINISHVEYQTEKRHYAHVDAPGHADYIKNMITGAAQMDGAILVVAATDGPMPQTREHVLLARQVGVPYILVALNKSDMVDDEEILELVEMEVRELLAAQEFDEDAPVVRVSGLKALEGDPKWTESIVELMNAVDESIPDPVRETEKPFLMPVEDVFTITGRGTVVTGRVERGIVNVNEEVEIVGIREKVTKTTVTGIEMFRKLLDQGQAGDNVGLLVRGIKREDVERGQVVVKPGTTTPHTEFEGQAYILSKDEGGRHTPFFNNYRPQFYFRTTDVTGVVTLPEGTEMVMPGDNTEMSVKLIQPVAMDEGLRFAIREGGRTVGAGRVTKIIK